The Herpetosiphonaceae bacterium genome has a segment encoding these proteins:
- a CDS encoding TauD/TfdA family dioxygenase: MSNPEHTNSGAKRQPIARRKAVSIAQPDLIATNTLQPDRPLPLLVTPVVDGVRLIEWAAGHREQIESWLLKHGGILLRGFALGSVSDFEQFIGSTADNWAEYREPATPRSQVSANIYTSTDYPPAQRIFLHNENSHTESWPMKIYFFCVTAAQQGGETPIADCRAIFERIDPAVRQRFTEKQIMYVRNFGDGLGYSWEQVFKTTDRREVEAYCRDNQIEAEWKPDNGLRIRYVRPAVAKHPRTDEPVWFNHGTFFHISTQEPAIRESLLAAMPEADLPYNTYYGDGSSIEPEVLNHLRAVYNEATIAFPWQEGDLLMLDNMLVAHGRSSFVGPRKVLVGMAEPCHWSDIQR, translated from the coding sequence ATGAGCAACCCGGAGCATACAAACAGCGGAGCGAAGCGCCAGCCCATCGCCAGGCGCAAGGCCGTCAGCATCGCGCAGCCGGACCTGATCGCGACCAATACCCTCCAGCCCGATCGTCCGCTGCCGCTGCTGGTCACGCCGGTTGTGGATGGCGTGCGCCTGATTGAGTGGGCGGCAGGCCATCGCGAGCAGATCGAGAGCTGGCTGCTGAAGCATGGCGGCATCTTGTTGCGGGGTTTTGCCCTGGGATCGGTGAGCGACTTCGAGCAGTTCATCGGCAGCACCGCCGACAACTGGGCCGAGTACCGCGAGCCAGCCACGCCACGCAGCCAGGTCAGCGCCAATATCTACACCTCGACGGACTATCCGCCCGCGCAGCGGATCTTCCTGCACAACGAAAACTCGCACACCGAAAGCTGGCCGATGAAGATTTATTTCTTCTGCGTCACTGCAGCGCAGCAGGGCGGCGAGACGCCGATCGCCGACTGTCGCGCGATCTTCGAGCGCATCGACCCGGCAGTGCGCCAGCGCTTCACCGAAAAGCAGATCATGTACGTGCGCAACTTCGGCGACGGGCTGGGCTATTCCTGGGAGCAGGTCTTCAAGACGACCGATCGGCGCGAGGTCGAAGCCTACTGCCGAGACAATCAGATCGAAGCCGAATGGAAGCCCGACAACGGGCTGCGTATCCGCTATGTTCGTCCGGCGGTCGCCAAACACCCGCGCACAGACGAGCCGGTCTGGTTCAACCACGGAACCTTCTTCCACATCTCGACCCAGGAGCCGGCGATCCGCGAGTCGCTGCTGGCGGCGATGCCGGAGGCCGACCTGCCATACAACACCTACTACGGCGACGGCAGCTCGATCGAGCCTGAGGTTCTCAATCATCTGCGCGCGGTGTACAACGAAGCAACCATAGCGTTTCCGTGGCAGGAGGGCGATCTGCTGATGCTCGACAATATGCTGGTGGCCCACGGGCGCTCGTCCTTCGTGGGGCCGCGCAAGGTTCTGGTTGGCATGGCCGAGCCGTGTCATTGGTCGGATATCCAGCGCTGA